The following proteins are encoded in a genomic region of Fusarium oxysporum f. sp. lycopersici 4287 chromosome 1, whole genome shotgun sequence:
- a CDS encoding V-type proton ATPase subunit A, with product MAPKPDTPFRSADMSMVQLYVSNEIGREVVTALGELGLCQFRDLNEDVSAFQRTFTQEIRRLDNVERQLRYFYAQMDKIGIPLRKLDLDVERLASPSTSEIDELAERSQKLEQRVSALNESYETLKKREGDLTEWRWVLREAGSFFDRAHGNVEEIRASTDNDDAPLLSDIEQNQGGPDAERSFSGMNIGFVAGVIARDRVASFERILWRTLRGNLYMNQSEIPEPLIDPTNNEAINKNVFVIFAHGKEILNKIRKISESMGADVYNVDENSDLRRDQIHEVNNRLEDVQNVLQNTQATLQAELNQISQSLSAWMVLVAKEKAVYNALNNFSYDSARRTLIAEAWVPTNDLPLIRTTLQDVTNRAGLSVPSIINKIQTNKTPPTYLKTNKITEGFQTIVNAYGTATYQEVNPAIPVFVTFPFLFAVMFGDFGHAIIMLSAALAMIYWEKSLKKVSFELFAMIFYGRYIALVMAVFSVFTGLIYNDVFSMSMTLFESAWEFKKPENYTNTTSIVATLREDGHRYPFGLDYAWHGSENDLLFSNSLKMKMSILLGWAHMTYSLCFSYINARHFKKPIDIWGNFIPGMIFFQSIFGYLVICIVYKWSVDWLGTGRQPPGLLNMLIYMFLQPGTIPEGEELYAGQSVVQVILLLLAFVQVPILLFLKPFYLRWENSRARAKGYRSIGETSRVSALDGDDEDANGHGNSFDEDGEGVAMISQNISEEHEEFEFSEVMIHQVIHTIEFCLNCVSHTASYLRLWALSLAHQQLSIVLWSMTLGPALKMSGVVGVIMIVVCFTMWFFLTIAILVCMEGTSAMLHSLRLAWVESFSKFAEFAGWPFAPFSFNTLLEESEELKDYLG from the exons ATGGCTCCCAAACCGGATACCCCGTTCCGCTCTGCGGACATGAGCATGGTACAACTCTATGTCTCCAATGAAATCGGTCGCGAAGTTGTTACGGCCCTCGGCGAGCTTGGTCTCTGCCAATTCCGCGAC CTCAACGAGGATGTCAGCGCATTCCAACGCACTTTTACTCAGGAGATTCGACGACTCGACAATGTTGAGCGACAGCTGC GATACTTCTACGCTCAGATGGATAAGATCGGAATCCCGCTCCGAAAGCTGGACCTCGATGTCGAGCGACTTGCGTCACCCTCAACTTCCGAAATCGACGAGCTTGCCGAGCGAAGCCAGAAGTTGGAACAGCGAGTTTCTGCCCTGAATGAGAGCTACGAGACTTTGAAGAAGCGCGAGGGCGACTTGACCGAGTGGCGATGGGTTCTGCGTGAGGCCGGTAGCTTCTTCGACCGTGCTCACGGAAATGTCGAGGAGATCCGCGCTTCTACTGATAACGACGATGCTCCCCTTCTGTCTGACATTGAGCAAAACCAGGGTGGCCCCGATGCCGAGCGTTCTTTCTCCGGCATGAACATTGGCTTCGTCGCTGGTGTCATTGCTAGAGACAGAGTCGCCTCCTTCGAGCGTATCCTCTGGCGAACACTGCGCGGTAACCTCTACATGAACCAGTCTGAGATTCCCGAGCCCTTGATCGATCCTACCAACAACGaggccatcaacaagaacgTCTTCGTTATTTTCGCTCACGGCAAGGagattctcaacaagatccGTAAGATCTCCGAGTCCATGGGCGCTGATGTTTACAATGTCGACGAGAACAGTGATCTTCGACGTGACCAGATCCACGAGGTCAACAACCGCCTGGAGGATGTCCAGAACGTTCTACAAAACACCCAGGCCACTCTTCAGGCAGAGCTTAATCAGATCTCTCAGTCGCTGTCTGCCTGGATGGTTCTTGTCGCCAAGGAAAAGGCCGTGTATAACGCACTCAACAACTTCTCCTATGATAGCGCTCGGCGAACTCTCATTGCCGAAGCCTGGGTACCTACCAATGATCTTCCCCTGATCAGGACGACCCTTCAGGATGTTACTAACAGAGCTGGCCTCTCCGTCCCTTCTATTATCAATAAGATTCAGACCAACAAGACGCCGCCTACTTACCTTAAGACCAACAAGATCACCGAAGGTTTCCAGACCATCGTCAATGCTTATGGTACCGCCACGTACCAGGAGGTCAACCCGGCCATTCCTGTTTTTGTCACCTTCCCTTTCCTGTTCGCTGTCATGTTCGGTGATTTCGGCCATGCCATCATCATGCTTTCAGCTGCTCTCGCTATGATTTACTGGGAGAAGTCACTGAAGAAGGTCAGCTTCGAGCTGTTTGCCATGATCTTCTACGGCCGATACATTGCCCTGGTTATGGCTGTTTTCTCTGTTTTTACCGGTCTCATCTACAATGATGTCTTTTCTATGTCCATGACTCTGTTTGAGAGTGCTTGGGAGTTTAAGAAGCCCGAGAACTATACCAACACTACAAGCATCGTTGCCACTCTAAGGGAAGATGGTCACCGTTACCCCTTCGGTTTGGATTATGCATGGCACGGAAGTGAGAATGAcctcctcttcagcaacagtttgaagatgaagatgagtaTCCTTCTGGGCTGGGCACACATGACCTACTCGCTCTGCTTCTCTTACATCAATGCTCGCCACTTCAAGAAGCCCATTGACATCTGGGGTAACTTCATCCCTGGcatgatcttcttccagTCCATCTTTGGCTACCTTGTTATTTGCATTGTTTACAAATGGTCTGTTGATTGGCTGGGCACTGGCCGCCAACCTCCTGGACTGCTCAACATGCTTATTTACATGTTCCTCCAGCCTGGAACTATTCCTGAGGGCGAAGAGCTTTACGCTGGACAGTCTGTTGTCCAAGTCAttctcttgctcttggcTTTCGTCCAAGTTcccatcctcctcttcctcaagccTTTCTATCTTCGATGGGAGAACAGCCGTGCTCGCGCCAAGGGTTACCGTAGCATAGGTGAAACCTCTCGAGTTAGTGCTTTGgacggcgatgatgaagacgcCAATGGCCACGGCAACAGCTTCGACGAAGATGGCGAGGGAGTTGCTATGATCTCTCAGAACATTAGTGAGGAGCATGAGGAGTTCGAGTTTAGTGAGGTTATGATCCACCAGGTCATTCACACAATTG AATTCTGTCTGAACTGTGTCTCTCACACTGCCTCCTACCTCCGACTTTGGGCTTTGTCTCTCGCTCATCAACAGCTGAGTATTGTGCTTTGGTCTATGACCCTTGGCCCTGCCCTCAAAATGAGCGGCGTTGTCGGTGTCATCATGATTGTTGTTTGTTTTACTATGTGGTTCTTCTTGA CCATTGCTATTCTCGTTTGTATGGAGGGTACCAGTGCCATGTTGCACTCCCTCCGTCTCGCTTGGGTCGAGTCGTTCTCCAAGTTCGCAGAGTTTGCGGGTTGGCCTTTTGCGCCTTTCTCGTTTAACACCCTGCTGGAAGAGTCGGAAGAGCTCAAGGATTACTTGGGTTAA